One window from the genome of Mucilaginibacter ginsenosidivorans encodes:
- a CDS encoding sugar phosphate isomerase/epimerase family protein yields the protein MKDHNISRRRFIGSTALAAAGVAFASKSTFAASLFQAKPNSKINGVQIGVITYSFRSMPGSAEQLLQYILQCNINAIELMGQPAEAFAGMPKRESGEDMAGYFKKVADWRASVSMDKFKELRKMYNDAGVTIYAWKPNALGAKNTDAEIDYAFNAGKALGVTHVTVELPTDDAQTKRLGEFAEKHKIYVGYHAHTQATPTLWDTALSQSKYNAINLDIGHYTAGTSSSPVDFILKNHDRIMSMHLKDRKYHDGPNAPWGQGDTPIAEVVKLMQKNKYKFPATIELEYDIPKDSDAVKEVIKCREFAAKALA from the coding sequence ATGAAGGATCATAATATTTCGCGGCGCCGTTTCATCGGCAGCACCGCTTTGGCTGCCGCAGGCGTGGCATTTGCTTCAAAATCGACTTTTGCTGCCTCGCTGTTCCAGGCAAAACCAAATTCAAAGATCAATGGTGTACAAATAGGTGTAATAACCTACTCGTTCAGGAGCATGCCCGGCAGTGCCGAGCAACTGCTGCAATACATATTGCAATGTAATATCAACGCTATTGAGTTAATGGGACAGCCTGCGGAGGCGTTCGCCGGTATGCCTAAACGTGAAAGTGGTGAAGATATGGCGGGATATTTTAAAAAGGTTGCCGACTGGCGGGCAAGTGTTTCGATGGATAAATTTAAAGAATTACGCAAAATGTATAATGATGCCGGTGTAACGATCTATGCATGGAAACCCAATGCACTTGGCGCTAAAAATACGGATGCCGAAATAGACTATGCTTTTAATGCGGGGAAGGCTTTGGGTGTTACCCATGTTACGGTTGAATTACCGACCGATGACGCGCAAACCAAACGCCTGGGAGAATTTGCCGAAAAACACAAAATTTATGTGGGCTATCACGCACACACACAGGCAACGCCGACATTATGGGATACCGCCCTTAGTCAGTCGAAATATAACGCTATTAACCTGGATATTGGTCACTATACGGCCGGCACCAGCAGCAGCCCGGTTGATTTCATACTCAAAAACCACGATCGTATCATGAGCATGCACCTGAAAGACCGTAAATACCATGATGGTCCAAATGCTCCCTGGGGGCAGGGTGATACCCCGATTGCCGAAGTGGTCAAGTTGATGCAAAAGAACAAATATAAGTTCCCGGCTACAATTGAACTGGAGTACGACATACCAAAAGATTCGGACGCGGTTAAGGAGGTGATAAAGTGCAGGGAGTTTGCTGCTAAGGCACTTGCCTGA